ACCAACCTGCCGCGTTTGGTGTAGAAGACTGCGACCGCACCGGGCACGCGGACCACGCGATCGGCCGCGGCATCGAGGACGTGACACACGATTTCGGCGAACGCGACACGGGCCGCGAACGCGGACCCGAGGGTGGACGCCACCTGCTGCTTGGCGCCGAGGGCCCGTAGTCGATCGGCGAGAAACGTGGCGGCGTGACCGCCGCTGAGACACTCGGCCAGGTCGGATGCCGGCGCGCTGAACGGCTCGACCGGGGCGGGCGGGCTCGCGGGCAGCTCGGCGAGAACCGCACCGGCGATGCCGGTGTGGGCATCGATGATCTTGAGTTGCAGGTCGTCTCCGGTCCGGCGGGCCGCCACCCAGGTGAACCCCGCCGGTACGAGCGAGATCCGGGCCAACCCGTCGGGTGTGACCAGGCGGATGGCGATCTCGCGCACCGGGCGCCGCAGCGCCGTGACCATCTCGGCGAGCTCGGTGTCAACCCCGTCGGGGCCGATGAGACCCCGCGCGACCAACCGCCCGGTGGCCAGATCCGAAGCCCTGGCCAACGCCTCGACCGTGCCGTGCCTGG
This region of Mycolicibacterium goodii genomic DNA includes:
- a CDS encoding ESX secretion-associated protein EspG — protein: MSTRAASVFALTDDELQAVGSRLGVTEFPTVLAVRPRHGTVEALARASDLATGRLVARGLIGPDGVDTELAEMVTALRRPVREIAIRLVTPDGLARISLVPAGFTWVAARRTGDDLQLKIIDAHTGIAGAVLAELPASPPAPVEPFSAPASDLAECLSGGHAATFLADRLRALGAKQQVASTLGSAFAARVAFAEIVCHVLDAAADRVVRVPGAVAVFYTKRGRLVSAPGMSPSGQLWTTIKPGSDHRVMQAISQLAELTPSGWEGDAR